The following coding sequences lie in one Synechococcus sp. PCC 7336 genomic window:
- a CDS encoding DUF4351 domain-containing protein, translated as MTSPRADFDTPWKEMLELYFEPCLRLFFPAAQAQIDWSRPYEFLDKELQQIARDAELGRRYADKLVRVWLLDGRDLWILIHVEVQGQRDDSFPERMYIYNTRIAERYGRPVASLAILCDTSPNWQPSEFVREVLGCRLEFRFLTAKLLGYKQRWAELEASSNPFATIAMAHLQAQATRRNERDRLQWKLRLIRRLYERGYEREDIIQLFHFIDWVMALPEELEQEVWEEIQAYEREQRMPYISSVERIGLAKGLEQGRQQEALRMLLRLMEGRFGPIPSSLQAQLQELTVVQLEELLDSVLTAASLEQLAESLAQRFSER; from the coding sequence ATGACCTCACCCCGAGCAGACTTCGATACCCCCTGGAAGGAGATGCTGGAGCTCTATTTTGAGCCCTGTCTCCGGCTCTTCTTCCCCGCCGCTCAGGCCCAAATCGACTGGTCGCGTCCCTACGAGTTTCTCGACAAAGAGCTCCAGCAGATCGCCCGCGATGCCGAATTGGGCCGTCGTTATGCGGACAAACTGGTGCGGGTTTGGCTGCTGGACGGACGGGACCTGTGGATTCTCATTCATGTGGAAGTGCAGGGCCAGAGAGATGACTCTTTCCCCGAGCGCATGTATATCTACAACACCCGCATTGCCGAGCGCTACGGTCGCCCCGTGGCGAGTTTAGCCATTCTCTGCGACACCAGTCCCAACTGGCAGCCCAGCGAGTTTGTGCGCGAGGTCTTGGGCTGTCGTCTGGAATTCCGCTTTCTCACAGCAAAGTTGCTAGGCTACAAGCAGCGCTGGGCCGAATTGGAGGCCAGCAGCAATCCGTTTGCAACCATTGCGATGGCTCACCTGCAGGCACAAGCCACCCGCCGGAACGAGCGCGATCGCCTGCAATGGAAGCTGCGGTTGATTCGGCGGCTGTACGAGCGGGGCTACGAGCGCGAGGATATCATCCAGCTCTTTCACTTCATCGATTGGGTGATGGCATTGCCGGAGGAGTTGGAGCAAGAGGTTTGGGAGGAGATTCAAGCTTACGAGCGGGAGCAGAGGATGCCTTACATCAGCAGTGTGGAAAGAATTGGTTTGGCAAAAGGGCTCGAACAGGGGCGACAGCAAGAAGCGCTCCGCATGTTGCTGCGTTTAATGGAAGGTCGGTTTGGCCCTATTCCGAGTTCACTGCAGGCTCAACTTCAGGAGCTGACCGTAGTGCAGCTAGAAGAGTTACTCGATTCAGTGCTAACCGCCGCCTCACTCGAACAACTGGCCGAATCCTTGGCCCAAAGGTTCTCCGAACGGTAA
- a CDS encoding o-succinylbenzoate synthase, with protein MDDRATYRFEFRRYRRPFLQPLHTHHGPWAVREGIVVRLAGGDRLGWGEIAPIPWFGTETVAEAERFCHSLGSSVSGLEIRAIPSHLSACRFALESARLELEQPTTELPHFDRCGLLPAGTAALTEWQPLWEAGDRTLKWKIGMADWRVEIALLEGLLDRLPATATVRLDANGGLDLPTAREWLRACDRLSIEFLEQPLPPEALKEMMRLSDRFSTPIALDESVARLQDLQDCYAGGWRGIFVVKPAIAGFPTQLQQFCALHQLDIAISSALETSVGRRSALRVAAHIGSHRAVGFGIDRWFPPEPPQWPHCLWQ; from the coding sequence ATGGACGATCGCGCCACGTACCGGTTTGAGTTTCGGCGATATCGACGCCCGTTTCTGCAGCCGTTGCACACCCACCACGGTCCTTGGGCTGTACGGGAGGGAATTGTGGTGCGGTTGGCTGGGGGCGATCGCCTCGGCTGGGGAGAAATTGCGCCGATTCCCTGGTTTGGGACCGAGACGGTCGCCGAGGCTGAAAGGTTTTGTCACTCCCTCGGTTCCTCGGTGAGTGGGTTGGAGATTCGGGCCATTCCCTCTCACTTGAGTGCCTGCCGTTTTGCATTGGAGTCTGCTCGGCTGGAGTTAGAGCAACCAACGACAGAGCTTCCCCACTTCGATCGATGCGGTTTGCTGCCTGCGGGAACAGCGGCTCTGACAGAATGGCAACCTTTGTGGGAAGCGGGCGATCGCACATTGAAGTGGAAGATTGGCATGGCGGATTGGCGCGTGGAGATTGCGCTGCTCGAAGGTCTGTTAGACCGCCTCCCTGCAACCGCAACAGTGCGCTTAGATGCTAATGGCGGACTCGATCTCCCCACAGCTCGCGAATGGTTGCGAGCTTGCGATCGCCTTTCGATCGAATTTCTCGAACAGCCTTTACCCCCCGAGGCTCTCAAAGAGATGATGCGCTTGAGCGATCGCTTTTCCACACCGATCGCTTTAGATGAATCTGTGGCCCGCTTGCAGGATTTACAGGACTGTTACGCAGGCGGCTGGCGCGGTATTTTTGTTGTCAAGCCCGCGATCGCCGGTTTCCCCACACAATTGCAACAGTTTTGCGCGCTGCACCAATTGGATATTGCGATCTCCTCAGCCCTAGAAACCTCGGTCGGGCGGCGATCGGCTCTGCGGGTTGCGGCGCATATCGGTTCCCATCGTGCTGTTGGGTTCGGCATCGATCGCTGGTTTCCTCCCGAACCGCCCCAATGGCCCCATTGCTTATGGCAATAG
- a CDS encoding undecaprenyl-diphosphate phosphatase codes for MLVTAIAAAGMEQPSLWQAFFMGMVQGLTEFLPISSTAHLRILPALLSWPDFGASFSAVIQLGSLIAVLIYFAGDLRRVLTGTVAAVRARQFDSEEFRTFLGVAIGTLPIVMLGLAVKLTYGAPPRQLTVIGLALIGVGMLMAWGDRKGKQLRSLHEIRVADGIGVGIAQAMALIPGVSRSGSTITAGLFLGMRREMAARYAFLLGIPALALAGMVEFVSDYSPQGLPAQAVGTLSALLFSYLSIDWLLKYLQKKNTDVFVAYRIAMGTFLLLGAFAGLFE; via the coding sequence GTGCTGGTAACGGCGATCGCGGCTGCAGGTATGGAGCAACCCAGTCTGTGGCAAGCATTCTTCATGGGGATGGTGCAGGGACTGACTGAGTTTCTACCCATTAGCAGTACTGCCCACCTGCGCATTCTGCCAGCCCTTCTGAGCTGGCCAGATTTTGGTGCTTCCTTTTCGGCTGTGATTCAGTTGGGCAGTTTAATCGCAGTGCTGATTTATTTTGCGGGCGACCTGCGCCGCGTCTTAACGGGAACGGTCGCAGCAGTGCGAGCCCGTCAGTTTGATTCAGAGGAGTTCCGCACGTTTTTGGGGGTGGCGATCGGCACGCTGCCGATTGTGATGCTGGGATTGGCCGTCAAATTGACCTATGGCGCCCCCCCCCGCCAACTGACTGTGATTGGCTTGGCACTGATCGGGGTGGGGATGTTGATGGCGTGGGGCGATCGCAAGGGCAAGCAACTGCGCAGTTTGCACGAGATTCGCGTTGCGGATGGGATTGGCGTGGGAATTGCTCAGGCGATGGCCTTAATTCCGGGGGTGTCGCGATCGGGCTCGACGATTACGGCGGGCTTGTTTTTGGGGATGCGGCGGGAAATGGCGGCTCGGTATGCATTCTTGCTGGGCATTCCTGCCCTCGCCCTGGCAGGTATGGTGGAATTTGTCTCGGACTATTCGCCGCAGGGCTTGCCCGCTCAAGCGGTGGGGACTCTGTCGGCACTGCTCTTTTCGTATCTGTCGATTGATTGGTTGCTGAAGTATTTGCAGAAGAAGAATACCGACGTGTTTGTGGCGTACCGAATTGCGATGGGAACGTTTCTGCTGTTGGGCGCGTTCGCGGGCTTGTTCGAGTAG